The following coding sequences lie in one Micropterus dolomieu isolate WLL.071019.BEF.003 ecotype Adirondacks linkage group LG15, ASM2129224v1, whole genome shotgun sequence genomic window:
- the LOC123983756 gene encoding homeobox protein vent1-like, with the protein MVKYFSVDWLAQSHHNTEPTEDHGAGTDTAPTCRPHIPCMVQPCPPTYGKSYLQPKPKASKPIEHMEQVESGGIQDSNLCSPFHPTSCASPISEISGYSSGYESEAASSECHYMDEGSELEKDGPQRRARTKFTPEQISKLEKIFNKHKYLDAGERVKTAQKLNLTETQVRTWFQNRRMKLKREVQDYLSPQVAPVMFQPLPPVQYHSMAGQRPHYPATSPAFYQLPVPQLVLQQQMPPYNPPHGVILNRHFY; encoded by the exons ATGGTGAAATACTTTTCTGTGGACTGGCTGGCCCAGAGCCATCACAACACGGAGCCAACTGAAGACCACGGAGCTGGCACGGATACTGCGCCTACCTGCAGACCTCATATTCCCTGCATGGTGCAGCCATGTCCGCCAACTTATGGCAAGAGTTACCTGCAGCCAAAACCCAAAGCATCAAAGCCCATTGAACACATGGAGCAAGTGGAGAGCGGCGGGATCCAGGACTCCAACCTGTGCTCACCTTTTCATCCAACAAGCTGCGCCTCACCAA TTTCAGAAATCAGCGGGTATTCCTCCGGATACGAGAGCGAAGCGGCTTCCTCTGAGTGTCACTACATGGACGAGGGAAGCGAATTGGAGAAAGACGGACCTCAGCGTCGTGCGCGCACAAAGTTTACTCCAGAGCAGATCAGCAAGCTGGAAAAGATCTTCAACAAGCACAAATACCTGGACGCTGGAGAGCGAGTGAAGACAGCACAAAAGCTCAACCTCACCGAAACTCAG GTGAGGACCTGGTTTCAGAACAGGAGGATGAAGCTAAAACGTGAGGTTCAGGACTACCTCTCTCCTCAAGTCGCACCGGTGATGTTCCAGCCTCTGCCCCCGGTTCAGTACCACAGCATGGCCGGACAGCGACCCCACTACCCGGCGACCAGCCCGGCCTTTTACCAGCTCCCCGTCCCGCAGCTGGTTCTCCAGCAGCAGATGCCTCCTTACAACCCTCCTCATGGCGTGATCCTCAACCGACATTTCTACTGA